One genomic region from Methanocaldococcus fervens AG86 encodes:
- a CDS encoding 6-carboxytetrahydropterin synthase QueD produces the protein MMLELNGLHAGFRFSSAHIVFGHPSCGVIHGHSYYVDVKLCGERAGEFKFVCDFKIVKKIVKEICDKLDHKLILPKNHENVYYELRDKALYFKYENKEYSIPVEDVILLPIPSTTAEDLAIYFANEIADRLKNLGFSNIEWIEVAINEGIGQGACYRKYLK, from the coding sequence ATGATGTTAGAACTAAATGGACTACATGCTGGTTTTAGGTTTTCTTCTGCCCATATTGTATTTGGACATCCTTCTTGTGGAGTGATACATGGGCATTCCTATTATGTCGATGTAAAACTTTGTGGAGAAAGGGCTGGAGAATTTAAATTTGTTTGCGATTTTAAGATAGTTAAAAAGATTGTAAAAGAGATTTGTGATAAGTTAGACCACAAATTAATACTCCCAAAGAATCATGAGAATGTTTATTATGAGCTGAGAGATAAGGCATTATACTTTAAATATGAGAATAAAGAATACAGTATTCCTGTTGAAGATGTTATTTTATTGCCTATTCCATCAACCACTGCTGAAGATCTGGCAATATATTTTGCCAATGAGATAGCAGATAGGTTAAAAAATCTTGGTTTTTCCAACATAGAATGGATAGAAGTGGCTATCAACGAAGGAATAGGGCAAGGAGCTTGCTATAGAAAATACCTAAAATAA
- the hacB gene encoding homoaconitase small subunit, with translation MVIKGRVHKFGDDVDTDAIIPGPYLRTTDPYELASHCMAGIDEDFPKKVKEGDVIVAGENFGCGSSREQAVIAIKYCGIKAVIAKSFARIFYRNAINVGLIPIIANTDEIEDGDVVEIDLDKEEIKIIDKDKTIKCEAPKGLEREILNAGGLVNYLKRKTKIN, from the coding sequence ATGGTTATCAAAGGAAGAGTCCACAAATTTGGAGATGACGTTGATACCGATGCGATAATTCCGGGGCCATATTTGAGAACCACAGATCCCTATGAGTTAGCTTCCCACTGTATGGCAGGAATTGATGAAGATTTTCCAAAAAAAGTTAAAGAAGGAGATGTTATTGTCGCTGGAGAAAACTTTGGATGTGGCTCAAGTAGAGAGCAGGCTGTGATAGCAATAAAATACTGTGGAATTAAGGCGGTTATAGCCAAAAGCTTTGCAAGAATATTTTACAGAAATGCCATCAACGTTGGATTAATCCCAATAATAGCTAATACCGATGAAATTGAAGATGGAGATGTTGTTGAGATTGATTTGGATAAAGAAGAAATTAAAATAATTGATAAAGATAAAACAATAAAGTGTGAAGCTCCAAAAGGTCTGGAAAGAGAAATTTTAAATGCTGGAGGTTTAGTCAATTATTTGAAGAGAAAAACTAAAATTAATTAA
- the rgy gene encoding reverse gyrase, producing the protein MIPMIYKEMCPNCNGEITSKRLEIGVCEKCLKEEKAFEKLKLCEKLREEKTLKNLKNYCNIWNEFKEFEEFVKDLGFELLSIQKMWAKRVLKNKSFSIVAPTGVGKSFFGILMSLFLSKKGKKCYIILPTTLLVKQTYEKMISLIEKNNLNVKVVAYHSELSTKEKKEAKERIDNNDYDILITTSNFLAKNMPNNVFDFIFVDDVDALLKASKNIDRTLKLLGFDDEIINEAYKIIYLIKIGKIESALKKREFLKKKISKINHGCLIIASATGKSYGDRVKLYRELLDFEIGFGMNKLRDVADIYDEEFSKEKILEYVKLFGSGGIVFVSIDYGVEKAQEIEKFLLKNNIKAKLIHSKDKKGFDDFRNGEIDVLIGVASYYGVLVRGLDMPERVRYAIFYGIPKFKIRLKEYINSLKEKGELKEDIDIEGKTEEEIREIIVEKLKIKNFSLRKEDGEYLLLIPDVKTYIQASGRTSRMTEFGLTKGASIVLVDEKEIFEALKKYMLFMYESEFRKIDEINLEELIKKIDEDREKIKLGRAKGKVPDLLKSVLMVVESPNKARTIANFFGKPSVRKINNRNIYEVCIGDLNLIITASGGHVFDLVTKEGFYGIKIDNNLYIPIYASIKKVNGEQFTDQKNFEKLIKQLMERGERVNAMDAKENIEIIREIADEVDAIFIATDIDTEGEKIGYDIALNALPFNKNIYRVGFNEITKRAILKAVESFKKGEELSLDENKVKGQIVRRIEDRWIGFRLSQKLWEVFNKNYLSAGRVQTPVLGWIIERYNEHKIKVPYLSLRLENDIYVGKIWEEEFNKDEVEVEVNIYDKEISPLPPFTTDTLLEEATKRFGLSADEVMAIAQELFELGLTTYHRTSSTRVSLDGMRVAKEYLKLNNLEDYLKNREYFMEGAHECIRPTKPMDTEELIEFLKESNIKLTKNHIKVYDLIFRRFLASQMKEAVVEYEEIYIKDLDEKIEGYIDVKFDGWSKIYNLKLKKLPKVEKNSLKILEKKITKIPKVPLYDEGEVVKLMKERGIGRPSTYAQIIKKLLDRGYVTKSKNKGKLIPTKLGTEVYNYLINNYPNLISEERTRELEEIMDKIENGEVDYLEVLKALHEEILSIK; encoded by the coding sequence ATGATACCGATGATATATAAAGAGATGTGTCCAAACTGTAATGGAGAGATAACGAGTAAAAGATTGGAAATTGGGGTTTGCGAAAAATGTTTAAAAGAAGAAAAGGCCTTTGAAAAGTTAAAACTATGTGAGAAGCTTAGAGAAGAAAAGACATTAAAAAATTTAAAAAATTACTGCAATATTTGGAATGAATTTAAAGAATTTGAGGAATTTGTAAAAGATTTGGGATTTGAACTTTTAAGTATACAGAAGATGTGGGCAAAGAGGGTTTTAAAAAATAAAAGCTTCTCAATTGTTGCTCCAACAGGTGTGGGGAAGAGCTTTTTTGGTATATTGATGAGCTTATTTTTATCAAAAAAAGGAAAGAAATGCTATATAATTTTACCTACAACACTTTTAGTTAAGCAAACTTACGAAAAAATGATATCTCTAATAGAAAAAAATAATTTAAATGTTAAAGTTGTTGCCTATCATTCAGAGTTATCAACAAAAGAGAAGAAAGAAGCGAAAGAGAGAATAGATAACAACGATTACGATATATTAATAACAACCTCCAACTTTTTAGCTAAAAACATGCCAAATAACGTATTTGATTTCATCTTTGTTGATGACGTTGATGCTTTATTAAAAGCCTCAAAAAACATTGATAGAACTTTGAAGCTGTTAGGATTTGATGATGAAATTATAAACGAAGCTTATAAGATAATTTATTTAATAAAAATTGGTAAAATAGAGAGTGCATTAAAAAAGAGAGAATTTTTAAAGAAAAAAATATCTAAAATAAATCACGGATGTTTAATTATCGCCTCTGCTACTGGAAAAAGCTATGGGGATAGAGTTAAACTCTATAGAGAGCTTTTAGATTTTGAAATAGGGTTTGGAATGAATAAGCTTAGGGATGTTGCTGATATTTATGACGAAGAATTTAGCAAGGAAAAAATTTTGGAATATGTAAAATTATTTGGCTCTGGAGGAATTGTATTTGTATCAATTGATTACGGTGTTGAAAAAGCTCAAGAAATTGAGAAGTTTTTATTAAAAAATAATATTAAGGCAAAACTAATTCATTCAAAGGACAAAAAAGGTTTTGATGACTTTAGAAATGGGGAGATAGATGTTTTAATTGGTGTTGCCTCATACTATGGAGTTTTAGTTAGAGGTTTAGATATGCCAGAAAGAGTTAGATATGCCATATTTTACGGCATTCCAAAGTTTAAAATTAGATTAAAAGAATATATAAACAGTTTAAAAGAAAAAGGGGAGTTAAAGGAAGATATTGACATTGAAGGAAAAACGGAAGAGGAGATTAGAGAGATAATCGTTGAAAAATTAAAGATAAAGAATTTTTCATTAAGAAAAGAAGATGGAGAGTATTTGTTATTAATTCCAGATGTAAAAACCTATATCCAAGCTTCCGGAAGAACTTCAAGGATGACAGAGTTTGGTTTAACTAAAGGGGCAAGTATTGTTTTGGTGGATGAGAAGGAGATTTTTGAAGCTCTAAAAAAGTATATGCTGTTTATGTATGAAAGTGAATTTAGGAAGATTGATGAAATAAACTTAGAAGAGCTAATTAAAAAGATTGATGAAGATAGGGAGAAGATAAAATTAGGAAGGGCTAAAGGTAAAGTTCCAGATTTATTAAAATCTGTTTTAATGGTTGTAGAAAGCCCAAATAAGGCAAGAACTATAGCTAATTTCTTCGGAAAGCCATCTGTTAGGAAGATAAACAACAGGAACATATATGAGGTTTGTATTGGAGACTTAAACTTAATTATAACTGCAAGTGGGGGGCATGTGTTTGATTTAGTTACAAAAGAAGGATTTTATGGAATTAAAATAGATAACAACCTGTATATTCCAATATACGCCTCAATTAAAAAAGTGAATGGAGAGCAATTTACAGACCAGAAGAACTTTGAAAAGTTGATAAAACAGCTAATGGAGAGAGGAGAGAGAGTAAATGCAATGGATGCAAAGGAAAATATAGAGATTATTAGAGAGATTGCAGATGAGGTTGATGCCATATTCATAGCAACAGATATTGATACAGAGGGGGAAAAAATCGGCTACGATATTGCTTTAAATGCTCTTCCATTTAACAAAAATATCTATAGAGTCGGATTTAATGAGATTACTAAGAGAGCTATATTAAAGGCAGTAGAATCATTTAAAAAAGGAGAGGAGCTTAGCTTAGATGAAAACAAAGTTAAAGGTCAGATAGTTAGGAGGATAGAAGATAGATGGATTGGATTTAGATTGAGTCAAAAACTTTGGGAGGTGTTTAATAAAAATTACCTCTCAGCCGGTAGGGTTCAAACGCCAGTATTGGGATGGATTATAGAGAGATACAACGAGCATAAAATAAAAGTTCCTTACTTATCTTTGAGATTAGAAAATGACATATACGTTGGAAAAATTTGGGAAGAGGAATTTAATAAAGATGAGGTTGAAGTTGAAGTTAATATTTATGATAAGGAGATATCTCCTCTCCCACCATTCACAACAGATACATTATTGGAGGAAGCTACGAAGAGATTTGGGCTGAGTGCTGATGAAGTGATGGCTATAGCTCAAGAATTATTTGAGCTGGGCTTAACCACCTACCACAGAACAAGTTCAACAAGGGTATCGTTGGATGGAATGAGAGTGGCTAAGGAGTATTTAAAGCTAAATAACTTAGAAGATTACCTAAAAAATAGAGAATACTTCATGGAAGGGGCTCATGAATGTATAAGACCTACAAAACCAATGGATACAGAGGAGCTTATTGAGTTTTTGAAAGAGAGCAATATAAAATTAACCAAAAATCATATAAAAGTTTATGATTTGATATTTAGAAGATTTTTGGCTTCTCAGATGAAAGAGGCAGTTGTGGAATATGAGGAGATATATATAAAAGATTTGGATGAAAAGATTGAAGGCTACATAGATGTGAAATTTGATGGATGGAGCAAAATTTATAACTTAAAGTTAAAAAAGCTTCCAAAGGTTGAGAAAAACTCTTTAAAAATATTGGAGAAGAAGATTACAAAAATTCCAAAAGTTCCATTGTATGATGAGGGAGAAGTTGTTAAATTGATGAAAGAGAGGGGCATTGGAAGGCCTTCAACTTATGCCCAAATAATTAAAAAGTTATTAGATAGAGGATATGTGACTAAAAGCAAAAACAAAGGTAAGTTAATCCCAACAAAGTTAGGAACTGAAGTTTATAATTATTTAATAAACAATTATCCTAATCTAATATCTGAAGAGAGAACGAGGGAGTTGGAAGAGATTATGGACAAAATTGAAAATGGGGAAGTTGATTATTTAGAGGTTTTAAAAGCGTTACATGAAGAGATTTTAAGCATTAAATAA
- the taw3 gene encoding tRNA(Phe) 7-((3-amino-3-carboxypropyl)-4-demethylwyosine(37)-N(4))-methyltransferase Taw3, with translation MGFLEDKKRTLMNLELAIREGLVDEEIIPILNKINGIDSYYTTSSCIGRVGIMEIPKNKNPKLYSRWLGKWHHYANYEEMFNALKNRKEGYIVFVMNSPILHIACKDIISAKKMLELAIHSGLKASSIKSISDRRIIVEILTTYKVDAPIGEDGRLFVDENYLKFLLDYSNSKLKKAREILMRWANRLDELK, from the coding sequence ATGGGATTTTTAGAGGATAAAAAAAGGACTTTGATGAATTTGGAACTTGCTATAAGAGAAGGTTTGGTAGATGAGGAGATAATACCAATATTAAACAAAATTAATGGGATTGACAGCTATTATACAACATCCAGCTGTATTGGCAGAGTAGGAATAATGGAAATCCCAAAAAATAAGAATCCAAAATTATATTCGAGATGGCTTGGAAAATGGCACCATTACGCTAACTATGAGGAGATGTTTAACGCTTTAAAAAATAGAAAAGAGGGGTATATAGTTTTTGTTATGAACTCTCCCATACTGCATATTGCATGTAAAGATATAATATCAGCGAAAAAAATGCTTGAATTGGCTATACACTCTGGATTAAAAGCTTCATCTATAAAATCAATTTCAGATAGAAGGATTATTGTTGAGATTTTAACAACCTATAAGGTAGATGCTCCAATAGGTGAAGATGGAAGATTATTTGTTGATGAAAACTATCTAAAGTTTTTGTTAGATTATAGCAACTCAAAACTTAAAAAGGCGAGAGAAATTTTGATGAGATGGGCTAATAGGTTAGATGAGCT